One window of Mixophyes fleayi isolate aMixFle1 chromosome 3, aMixFle1.hap1, whole genome shotgun sequence genomic DNA carries:
- the BCLAF1 gene encoding bcl-2-associated transcription factor 1 isoform X5 — MGRSNSRSHSSRSKSRSPSSSRSRSHSRKKRYSSRSRSRTYSRSRSRERVYNRDFRRDYRNNRGMRRPYGFRGRARGYYQGGGGRYYRGGYRPMWNRRYSRSPRRGRSRSRSPKRRSASSQRSRSRSQKSYKSSQSPRSSSSRSSSCYSKSPVTKSRVSQEKSKQKTEGAEKSQSPPNDKSGDEHKDAFDPSEPLDELGKELDLHGDSWAGLSAYDNSPRSPCSPSPVASPPSQSSSQSDCPILSVVHSAKDTLSQNSHSIAHSPERSGSGSGGNGSTRYSPSQNSPLHIPSKKSPAKTVLSQNSSRDEGRSHYSLYTDTVEQELAKGVKLLKRYTDEEPSLFPIERVNVGEKESQKDRALDKSKKGGGRSWDNRDSLDYFLEKDPVKTQFLSISESEDIEEAEDYRQFRKSVLAEQGKGFSSTSHWISEEDGTKYKSKAVAKGSKEGDKIREGKGHKVSSKDRHKDDDKGTDRSIIKKDPKSPDPVIIEKIKDSFSCNFPLHQSVEVREKVVFREESPLRIKMVATESHHPEVKLRMIAVPLDDTRTTVMNNDRLLASTLVHSVKRQKDFRSIFDHMNVSFSSKTSPQSFIYHVVSLVQFVKEHYFKGDGQTLSERFAKYQTVTKDHASRPKSPEIHRRMDLSPSMQRKQTYLQNEDKDLVSKEEPAKVEKKLKSSLIDLRGDSDRRRKERSKDRGDSKCSRESSDSRKREKTPKELKELKSFKDDNKRRKDHEPSPPPSDDDKDNKKELRDEEFKGPLESKEYPGFPGISRPRGTFHDDRDDGVDYWARRARGRGNFQRGRGRFTFKKSGGSPKWTHDKYQGDGLVDDEDEAMEERLKDEKE; from the exons ATGGGCAGATCAAATTCTAGGTCCCATTCTTCGAGGTCGAAGTCCCGATCTCCATCATCTTCTCGATCAAGGTCACACTCAAGGAAGAAAAGATACAG TTCCAGATCTCGGTCAAGAACATATTCTCGATCTCGCAGCAGAGAACGTGTTTACAATAGAGATTTCCGCAGAGATTACAGGAACAATAGAGGAATGAGGCGTCCCTACGGCTTTAGAGGAAGAGCAAGAGGTTATTACCAAGGAGGTGGTGGGAGGTATTATCGTGGTGGTTACCGACCAATGTGGAACCGTAGGTACTCAAGAAGTCCTCGGCGTGGCCGGTCTCGCTCTAGGAGTCCAAAGAGAAGGTCTGCATCATCTCAAAGGTCTAGAAGTCGATCCCAGAAATCTTACAAGTCCTCTCAGTCACCAAGGTCGTCTTCATCCCGTTCCTCATCATGTTACAGCAAGTCACCAGTGACAAAATCTCGGGTTTCCCAAgagaaatcaaaacaaaaaactgaagGGGCTGAAAAATCACAAAGTCCCCCAAATGACAAATCGGGCGATGAGCACAAAGATGCTTTTGATCCCTCTGAGCCATTAGATGAACTCGGTAAAGAATTAGATTTGCATGGTGACAGTTGGGCAGGACTGTCTGCATATGATAACAGTCCAAGGTCTCCTTGTAGCCCTTCTCCAGTGGCCTCACCACCCAGCCAAAGTTCTTCCCAATCTGATTGCCCTATCCTTAGTGTGGTCCATTCTGCTAAAGACACTTTGTCCCAAAATTCACATTCCATTGCGCATAGCCCGGAAAGGTCTGGGTCTGGCTCAGGTGGCAATGGTTCCACACGCTATAGTCCTTCACAAAACAGTCCACTTCATATTCCATCCAAAAAGAGCCCAGCAAAGACTGTGCTATCTCAGAACTCTTCACGTGACGAAGGGCGTTCTCACTATTCACTGTACACTGACACAGTAGAACAAGAACTCGCTAAAGGtgtaaagcttctaaaaag GTATACTGATGAAGAACCTAGTTTATTTCCAATTGAAAGGGTTAATGTTGGAGAGAAAGAAAGTCAAAAGGATAGGGCATTGGATAAGTCCAAAAAAGGAGGCGGCAGAAGCTGGGACAATCGTGATAGTTTGGATTATTTTTTGGAGAAAGACCCTGTTAAAACTCAATTTTTGTCAATTTCTGAAAGTGAAGACATAGAAGAAGCAGAAGACTACAGGCAGTTTAGAAAGTCTGTGCTAGCTGAGCAAGGCAAAGGGTTTTCTTCCACGTCCCACTGGATCTCTGAGGAGGATGGGACAAAATACAAGTCCAAAGCTGTAGCAAAGGGGAGTAAAGAAGGAGACAAGATTAGAGAGGGTAAGGGCCATAAAGTGTCCTCAAAAGACAGACATAAGGATGATGACAAAGGTACTGATAGGTCAATAATTAAAAAAGACCCCAAGTCACCTGACCCAGTGATAATTGAAAAGATCAAAGACTCGTTCAGTTGCAATTTTCCTTTACACCAGAGTGTTGAAGTGAGAGAGAAGGTAGTGTTCAGGGAGGAAAGTCCGCTTAGGATCAAAATGGTGGCAACGGAGTCTCACCACCCCGAGGTCAAACTACGAATGATTGCTGTGCCCCTTGATGATACCAG GACAACCGTTATGAATAATGACCGCCTGCTAGCCAGTACTCTTGTACATTCAGTCAAGAGGCAGAAAGATTTCCGATCCATCTTTGACCACATGAACGTTTCGTTCTCCAGCAAAACATCTCCTCAGTCATTTATCTACCATGTGGTGTCTTTAGTACAATTTGTCAAAG AGCATTATTTCAAGGGTGATGGACAGACCCTCAGTGAGAGGTTTGCAAAGTATCAAACCGTCACCAAGGATCATGCCAGCCGTCCAAAGAGCCCTGAGATACATAG GAGAATGGATCTATCTCCTAGCATGCAGAGAAAACAGACATATTTGCAGAATGAAGACAAGGACTTGGTTTCGAAGGAAGAGCCTGCaaag GTAGAAAAAAAGTTAAAGAGCAGCTTGATTGATCTGAGGGGTGATTCTGACCGTCGCCGGAAGGAACGCAGTAAAGATCGGGGGGATTCAAAATGCTCCCGGGAATCAAGTGATTCCCGCAAACGTGAAAAGACACCTAAAGAGTTAAAAGAATTAAAAAGTTTCAAGGATGACAA caaaagaagaaaagaccatgagccctctcctcctccatccgATGACGATAAGGACAACAAGAAGGAACTCAGAGATGAGGAGTTCAAGGGCCCTTTAGAGTCCAAAGAATATCCAGGTTTTCCAGGAATCAGCAGGCCCAGGGGCACATTT
- the BCLAF1 gene encoding bcl-2-associated transcription factor 1 isoform X6, with translation MGRSNSRSHSSRSKSRSPSSSRSRSHSRKKRYRSRSRTYSRSRSRERVYNRDFRRDYRNNRGMRRPYGFRGRARGYYQGGGGRYYRGGYRPMWNRRYSRSPRRGRSRSRSPKRRSASSQRSRSRSQKSYKSSQSPRSSSSRSSSCYSKSPVTKSRVSQEKSKQKTEGAEKSQSPPNDKSGDEHKDAFDPSEPLDELGKELDLHGDSWAGLSAYDNSPRSPCSPSPVASPPSQSSSQSDCPILSVVHSAKDTLSQNSHSIAHSPERSGSGSGGNGSTRYSPSQNSPLHIPSKKSPAKTVLSQNSSRDEGRSHYSLYTDTVEQELAKGVKLLKRYTDEEPSLFPIERVNVGEKESQKDRALDKSKKGGGRSWDNRDSLDYFLEKDPVKTQFLSISESEDIEEAEDYRQFRKSVLAEQGKGFSSTSHWISEEDGTKYKSKAVAKGSKEGDKIREGKGHKVSSKDRHKDDDKGTDRSIIKKDPKSPDPVIIEKIKDSFSCNFPLHQSVEVREKVVFREESPLRIKMVATESHHPEVKLRMIAVPLDDTRTTVMNNDRLLASTLVHSVKRQKDFRSIFDHMNVSFSSKTSPQSFIYHVVSLVQFVKEHYFKGDGQTLSERFAKYQTVTKDHASRPKSPEIHRRMDLSPSMQRKQTYLQNEDKDLVSKEEPAKVEKKLKSSLIDLRGDSDRRRKERSKDRGDSKCSRESSDSRKREKTPKELKELKSFKDDNKRRKDHEPSPPPSDDDKDNKKELRDEEFKGPLESKEYPGFPGISRPRGTFHDDRDDGVDYWARRARGRGNFQRGRGRFTFKKSGGSPKWTHDKYQGDGLVDDEDEAMEERLKDEKE, from the exons ATGGGCAGATCAAATTCTAGGTCCCATTCTTCGAGGTCGAAGTCCCGATCTCCATCATCTTCTCGATCAAGGTCACACTCAAGGAAGAAAAGATACAG ATCTCGGTCAAGAACATATTCTCGATCTCGCAGCAGAGAACGTGTTTACAATAGAGATTTCCGCAGAGATTACAGGAACAATAGAGGAATGAGGCGTCCCTACGGCTTTAGAGGAAGAGCAAGAGGTTATTACCAAGGAGGTGGTGGGAGGTATTATCGTGGTGGTTACCGACCAATGTGGAACCGTAGGTACTCAAGAAGTCCTCGGCGTGGCCGGTCTCGCTCTAGGAGTCCAAAGAGAAGGTCTGCATCATCTCAAAGGTCTAGAAGTCGATCCCAGAAATCTTACAAGTCCTCTCAGTCACCAAGGTCGTCTTCATCCCGTTCCTCATCATGTTACAGCAAGTCACCAGTGACAAAATCTCGGGTTTCCCAAgagaaatcaaaacaaaaaactgaagGGGCTGAAAAATCACAAAGTCCCCCAAATGACAAATCGGGCGATGAGCACAAAGATGCTTTTGATCCCTCTGAGCCATTAGATGAACTCGGTAAAGAATTAGATTTGCATGGTGACAGTTGGGCAGGACTGTCTGCATATGATAACAGTCCAAGGTCTCCTTGTAGCCCTTCTCCAGTGGCCTCACCACCCAGCCAAAGTTCTTCCCAATCTGATTGCCCTATCCTTAGTGTGGTCCATTCTGCTAAAGACACTTTGTCCCAAAATTCACATTCCATTGCGCATAGCCCGGAAAGGTCTGGGTCTGGCTCAGGTGGCAATGGTTCCACACGCTATAGTCCTTCACAAAACAGTCCACTTCATATTCCATCCAAAAAGAGCCCAGCAAAGACTGTGCTATCTCAGAACTCTTCACGTGACGAAGGGCGTTCTCACTATTCACTGTACACTGACACAGTAGAACAAGAACTCGCTAAAGGtgtaaagcttctaaaaag GTATACTGATGAAGAACCTAGTTTATTTCCAATTGAAAGGGTTAATGTTGGAGAGAAAGAAAGTCAAAAGGATAGGGCATTGGATAAGTCCAAAAAAGGAGGCGGCAGAAGCTGGGACAATCGTGATAGTTTGGATTATTTTTTGGAGAAAGACCCTGTTAAAACTCAATTTTTGTCAATTTCTGAAAGTGAAGACATAGAAGAAGCAGAAGACTACAGGCAGTTTAGAAAGTCTGTGCTAGCTGAGCAAGGCAAAGGGTTTTCTTCCACGTCCCACTGGATCTCTGAGGAGGATGGGACAAAATACAAGTCCAAAGCTGTAGCAAAGGGGAGTAAAGAAGGAGACAAGATTAGAGAGGGTAAGGGCCATAAAGTGTCCTCAAAAGACAGACATAAGGATGATGACAAAGGTACTGATAGGTCAATAATTAAAAAAGACCCCAAGTCACCTGACCCAGTGATAATTGAAAAGATCAAAGACTCGTTCAGTTGCAATTTTCCTTTACACCAGAGTGTTGAAGTGAGAGAGAAGGTAGTGTTCAGGGAGGAAAGTCCGCTTAGGATCAAAATGGTGGCAACGGAGTCTCACCACCCCGAGGTCAAACTACGAATGATTGCTGTGCCCCTTGATGATACCAG GACAACCGTTATGAATAATGACCGCCTGCTAGCCAGTACTCTTGTACATTCAGTCAAGAGGCAGAAAGATTTCCGATCCATCTTTGACCACATGAACGTTTCGTTCTCCAGCAAAACATCTCCTCAGTCATTTATCTACCATGTGGTGTCTTTAGTACAATTTGTCAAAG AGCATTATTTCAAGGGTGATGGACAGACCCTCAGTGAGAGGTTTGCAAAGTATCAAACCGTCACCAAGGATCATGCCAGCCGTCCAAAGAGCCCTGAGATACATAG GAGAATGGATCTATCTCCTAGCATGCAGAGAAAACAGACATATTTGCAGAATGAAGACAAGGACTTGGTTTCGAAGGAAGAGCCTGCaaag GTAGAAAAAAAGTTAAAGAGCAGCTTGATTGATCTGAGGGGTGATTCTGACCGTCGCCGGAAGGAACGCAGTAAAGATCGGGGGGATTCAAAATGCTCCCGGGAATCAAGTGATTCCCGCAAACGTGAAAAGACACCTAAAGAGTTAAAAGAATTAAAAAGTTTCAAGGATGACAA caaaagaagaaaagaccatgagccctctcctcctccatccgATGACGATAAGGACAACAAGAAGGAACTCAGAGATGAGGAGTTCAAGGGCCCTTTAGAGTCCAAAGAATATCCAGGTTTTCCAGGAATCAGCAGGCCCAGGGGCACATTT